In the Clostridium sporogenes genome, one interval contains:
- a CDS encoding DUF4446 family protein — MTNIIEFININSAFIIVALAAIMILLFIILIINMVSLKKLKKKYKKFMRGSNNKSIEELINGYLDKIDEVKEETEYVKEIYSTIDERVKSCIQKVAIVRYRAFDDVGSDLSYSIAFLDNDNSGVILTSIFGRNESTTYAKPIDRGISRYELSDEEKQVLENCINNVTEN; from the coding sequence ATGACAAATATAATAGAATTTATAAACATAAATTCAGCTTTTATAATTGTAGCATTAGCAGCAATTATGATTTTATTATTTATAATACTTATAATTAATATGGTTTCTTTAAAAAAATTGAAAAAAAAATATAAAAAATTTATGAGAGGTTCAAATAATAAGAGTATTGAGGAATTAATAAATGGTTATTTAGATAAAATAGATGAAGTAAAAGAAGAAACTGAATATGTAAAAGAAATATATAGCACTATAGACGAAAGAGTAAAATCATGTATACAAAAAGTAGCTATAGTTAGATATAGAGCTTTTGATGACGTAGGAAGTGATTTAAGTTATTCAATAGCATTTTTAGATAATGACAATAGTGGTGTTATATTAACAAGTATATTTGGACGAAATGAAAGTACTACATATGCTAAACCTATAGATAGGGGCATATCAAGATATGAGTTGTCAGATGAAGAAAAACAAGTATTAGAAAATTGTATAAATAATGTTACTGAAAATTAG
- a CDS encoding YkuS family protein: MNIFVSDTLQNLKNGLKEKGYSIYNDNNYDVIICDLKEDMLIDKYLNNNKKNTDILIIDSAGKTIDEIENILNIRINDCII; encoded by the coding sequence ATGAATATTTTTGTATCAGATACATTACAGAATTTAAAAAATGGTCTAAAAGAGAAAGGATATAGTATTTATAATGATAATAACTATGATGTAATCATATGTGATTTAAAAGAAGATATGTTAATAGATAAATATTTAAATAATAATAAAAAAAATACAGATATATTAATTATAGATAGTGCTGGTAAAACTATAGATGAAATAGAAAATATATTAAATATAAGAATAAATGATTGTATAATTTAA
- the yyaC gene encoding spore protease YyaC, whose amino-acid sequence MISKTIIDTSIPSNISTLRDILCTELYYAFKSNKEIVIVCIGTDRSTGDSLGPLVGEKLKFLIRGRVNLFGNLENPVHAKNLKETISIINSKYKNPYIIAIDACLGSIQNIGKIIIDSKPIYPGSAVNKDLPAIGDLSISGVVNISGAMEFMVLQNTRLYIVMNLANYISKGIYHSIIKTLGSKKNSYNIENI is encoded by the coding sequence ATGATAAGTAAAACTATTATAGATACTTCTATACCTAGTAATATTTCTACTTTACGAGATATTTTATGTACTGAATTATACTATGCATTTAAGTCAAATAAAGAAATAGTTATAGTGTGCATTGGAACTGATCGATCTACAGGAGATTCATTAGGTCCCCTAGTTGGAGAAAAACTCAAATTTTTAATTAGGGGTAGAGTTAATTTATTTGGTAATTTAGAAAATCCAGTTCATGCTAAAAACTTAAAGGAAACTATTTCTATTATAAATTCTAAATATAAAAATCCGTACATAATAGCCATAGATGCTTGCCTAGGAAGTATACAAAATATAGGTAAAATAATAATAGATAGTAAACCTATTTATCCTGGGTCAGCAGTTAATAAAGATCTTCCTGCTATTGGTGATCTAAGTATTAGCGGAGTAGTAAATATTTCTGGTGCTATGGAATTCATGGTATTACAAAATACTAGACTATATATTGTTATGAATTTGGCCAATTATATTTCAAAAGGTATATATCATTCTATTATAAAAACTTTAGGAAGTAAAAAAAATAGTTACAATATAGAAAATATTTAA
- the ytvI gene encoding sporulation integral membrane protein YtvI, which translates to MDKFIEKLDKLILFFIIYTISFLVFFKTLPYTLPFVLAFLFALALKKPTNYLIEKLKVKNSLASFIITLVFFSIIITLLFWGINSLVHEVIDFGRNAQVYLYSHEQEISNYVDNIYRYYLNLQPSIIDSIEKTIGNSFSKISNIIVFITSKIVSSFIKLLGSIPYILMIILFTLLSTYFFTKDLTKHKNKISEILFNKSSSKFSQIYIESKKMLSNYILSYLILIGITFFETLIVFLIFDIKYSIIFSIIAAIADFLPILGIGTIYIPLALIYILIYKNYVVGIGLLICYAFVSIVRQILEPKLLSSSLGLHPVAVLAAIFIGLKANGISGMFFCLFFIVFYNILRKVELL; encoded by the coding sequence ATGGATAAATTTATAGAGAAATTAGATAAACTAATATTATTTTTTATAATATATACTATTTCTTTTTTAGTATTTTTTAAAACTTTACCTTACACTTTACCTTTTGTTTTAGCTTTTTTATTTGCATTGGCTTTAAAAAAACCTACTAATTATTTAATAGAAAAATTAAAGGTAAAAAACTCACTAGCATCTTTTATAATTACACTAGTATTCTTTTCTATAATAATAACATTATTATTCTGGGGAATAAATTCGCTAGTTCATGAAGTTATAGATTTTGGTAGAAATGCTCAAGTTTATTTGTATTCTCATGAACAGGAAATAAGTAATTATGTTGACAATATATATAGATATTATTTAAATTTGCAACCATCTATAATTGACTCAATAGAAAAAACTATTGGAAATTCATTTTCAAAAATTTCTAATATAATTGTATTTATTACAAGTAAAATAGTTTCTTCTTTTATTAAATTATTAGGTTCTATACCTTATATATTAATGATAATATTATTTACTTTATTATCAACTTACTTTTTTACTAAAGATCTTACTAAACATAAAAATAAAATATCTGAAATTCTATTTAATAAAAGTTCTTCTAAGTTTTCTCAAATATATATAGAAAGTAAGAAGATGTTAAGTAATTATATTTTATCTTACTTAATATTGATTGGAATAACATTTTTTGAAACTTTAATAGTATTTTTAATTTTTGATATTAAATATTCAATTATATTTAGTATTATAGCAGCCATAGCAGATTTTCTTCCTATATTAGGTATAGGTACCATTTATATACCCTTAGCCTTAATATACATACTAATTTATAAAAATTATGTTGTTGGAATTGGATTGTTAATTTGCTATGCTTTTGTATCTATAGTAAGACAAATTTTAGAACCAAAGCTTTTATCTTCTTCATTAGGCTTGCATCCTGTTGCTGTTTTAGCAGCAATATTTATAGGCCTAAAAGCAAATGGTATATCTGGTATGTTTTTTTGTTTATTCTTTATAGTATTTTATAACATATTACGCAAAGTTGAATTATTATAA
- a CDS encoding aminotransferase class V-fold PLP-dependent enzyme, which yields MKIYLDNAATTYPKPEKVYSSILNYMKNVGASPGRGGYENALTGDRMVYKCRQSLINLFNFNKIENVVFTSNITASLNILIKSIVKDGWHVITSSMDHNSVIRPLVSLEKLNKIELDILNCSEEGLINIEDFKNTIKDNTKLVVLSHASNIIGTIQPLEDIGKICKEKGIYFIIDSAQTAGVLPLDFKKLNCNALAFTGHKALLGPQGIGGFTIDDELNNIATNFIEGGTGSLSESTLQPDFLPDKFESGTMNTPGIAGLLAGIEYINEEGLNTIKEREEYLSKEFINGLLNINSIKVYGPLDASLRTATISINSSKIDNSELGFLLDSEFGIMVRTGLHCAPLAHKTIGSFPQGTLRFSFGAFNDIKDINYALYALNNILSRM from the coding sequence ATGAAAATTTATTTAGATAATGCAGCTACTACCTATCCAAAACCGGAAAAGGTTTATTCTTCTATATTAAACTATATGAAAAATGTTGGCGCTAGTCCTGGTAGAGGTGGATATGAAAATGCTCTTACAGGGGATAGAATGGTTTATAAGTGTAGACAGTCTTTAATAAATTTATTTAACTTTAATAAAATAGAAAATGTAGTATTTACATCTAATATTACAGCCTCATTAAATATATTAATAAAATCCATTGTAAAAGATGGATGGCATGTAATAACATCTTCAATGGATCATAATTCTGTAATTAGACCTTTAGTTTCATTAGAGAAATTAAATAAAATTGAATTAGATATATTAAATTGTTCAGAAGAAGGACTAATAAATATTGAGGATTTTAAAAATACAATAAAAGATAACACCAAATTAGTTGTACTATCTCATGCATCCAATATTATTGGAACAATACAGCCTTTAGAAGACATAGGTAAGATATGTAAAGAAAAAGGAATTTATTTTATTATAGATTCAGCTCAAACTGCTGGTGTTCTACCTCTAGATTTCAAAAAATTAAATTGTAATGCATTAGCCTTTACAGGACATAAAGCTTTACTTGGTCCTCAAGGCATCGGCGGATTTACAATTGATGATGAATTAAACAATATTGCTACTAATTTTATAGAGGGTGGTACTGGTAGTTTATCTGAAAGCACATTACAACCAGATTTTCTTCCTGATAAATTTGAAAGTGGTACTATGAATACTCCTGGAATAGCCGGTCTTTTAGCTGGCATTGAATATATAAATGAAGAAGGTTTAAATACTATAAAAGAAAGGGAAGAATATCTTTCTAAGGAGTTTATAAATGGATTATTAAATATAAATTCTATAAAAGTTTATGGTCCCTTAGATGCTTCCTTAAGAACTGCAACAATATCCATTAATTCATCAAAAATCGATAATTCTGAACTAGGATTTTTATTAGATAGTGAGTTTGGTATAATGGTAAGAACAGGTCTTCATTGTGCTCCTTTAGCCCATAAAACTATAGGATCTTTCCCACAAGGTACATTAAGATTTAGTTTTGGTGCATTTAATGATATTAAAGACATTAACTATGCTTTATATGCTTTAAATAATATACTTAGTAGGATGTGA
- a CDS encoding DUF3343 domain-containing protein, which translates to MKNYVITFENTHTAMDGESILKEKGIKLIIIPTPTYITKSCGISIRIDEQDYEYVKKVIEGKEINIKNVYLKEGKDYQLVM; encoded by the coding sequence ATGAAAAATTATGTAATAACATTTGAAAATACTCATACAGCTATGGATGGAGAAAGTATTTTAAAAGAAAAAGGAATAAAACTTATTATAATTCCTACACCAACATATATAACTAAAAGTTGTGGTATAAGCATAAGAATTGATGAGCAAGATTATGAATATGTAAAGAAAGTAATAGAAGGTAAGGAAATAAATATTAAAAATGTATATTTAAAGGAGGGCAAAGACTACCAGTTAGTCATGTAA